The Chthonomonadales bacterium genome includes a region encoding these proteins:
- a CDS encoding aldo/keto reductase gives MDYTQLGATGLRVSVMGLGAGGHSRLGMARGATKEQAAALVRRALDLGANLIDTAEAYRTEEAVGIGIAGRDRDALVISTKVAPRQGDRLLTPGELLERAEGCLRRLGIDHVEVLNLHGVSPDDYPYAREALVPALLRLRDQGKIRCLGITEEFIADPGHRMLSLALRDDCWQVMMVGFNLLNPSARERVLPRTLARGIGVLCMFAVRTALSRPEALAPTLEALRQRGQLGESALEAEEPLGFLTDGGAAASLVEAALRFCRHEPGVDAVLSGTGSIEHLERNARAILGPPLPEAALARLARAFGRSDSVSGE, from the coding sequence GTGGACTACACGCAGTTGGGCGCGACAGGTTTGCGCGTGAGTGTGATGGGGCTCGGGGCCGGCGGGCATAGCCGGCTCGGCATGGCGCGCGGCGCCACGAAGGAGCAGGCCGCCGCCCTGGTGCGGCGCGCCCTGGACCTCGGCGCCAACCTGATCGACACCGCGGAGGCATACCGCACGGAGGAGGCCGTCGGCATCGGCATCGCAGGGCGCGACCGCGACGCGCTCGTCATCTCCACCAAGGTCGCTCCGCGCCAGGGCGACCGGCTTCTCACGCCCGGCGAGCTCCTCGAGCGCGCCGAGGGCTGCCTGCGCCGCCTCGGCATCGACCACGTGGAGGTGCTCAACCTGCACGGGGTGTCGCCGGACGACTACCCGTACGCGCGCGAGGCCCTCGTACCCGCACTGCTCCGCCTGCGCGACCAGGGCAAGATCCGGTGTCTCGGCATCACCGAGGAGTTCATCGCCGATCCCGGCCACCGCATGCTCTCGCTCGCCCTGCGCGACGACTGCTGGCAGGTGATGATGGTCGGCTTCAACTTGCTGAACCCGTCCGCCCGCGAGCGCGTTCTACCGCGGACACTCGCCCGGGGCATCGGTGTGCTCTGCATGTTCGCCGTGCGGACGGCGCTCAGCCGGCCGGAGGCGCTCGCGCCCACGCTGGAGGCGCTGCGCCAGCGCGGGCAGCTTGGCGAGAGCGCGCTGGAGGCCGAGGAGCCGCTCGGGTTCCTGACGGATGGGGGCGCGGCGGCCAGCCTGGTCGAGGCGGCGCTCCGATTCTGCCGCCACGAGCCCGGCGTCGACGCGGTGCTGAGCGGCACGGGAAGCATCGAGCACCTGGAACGGAACGCTCGCGCCATCCTGGGCCCGCCGCTGCCGGAGGCCGCCCTGGCCCGGCTGGCGCGAGCGTTCGGGCGCTCGGACTCCGTTTCCGGCGAGTGA